One part of the Neisseria zalophi genome encodes these proteins:
- the folD gene encoding bifunctional methylenetetrahydrofolate dehydrogenase/methenyltetrahydrofolate cyclohydrolase FolD → MSAQLINGKEISQQRLEWVAQKAAERREAGLHTPCLAVVLVGNDPASAVYVRNKKIACEKVGFKSLSYELPAETSQDELLKLVDELNANSEVDGILVQLPLPPQINSQDVLERILPHKDVDGFHPYNVGRLAVKMPLMRPCTPKGVMTLLEAYGVDPKGKKAVIVGASNIVGRPQALEMLLARATVTVCHSATQNLADEVAAADIVVVGVGIPNFVKGEWIKPGAVVIDVGINRLENGKLCGDVEFDVAKERAAMITPVPGGVGPMTIATLLENTLHAAALHDKV, encoded by the coding sequence ATGAGCGCACAACTGATTAACGGTAAAGAAATCTCCCAACAACGTTTGGAATGGGTTGCCCAGAAGGCAGCCGAGCGCCGTGAAGCGGGCTTGCATACCCCTTGCTTGGCCGTTGTATTGGTTGGCAATGATCCGGCCAGCGCGGTTTATGTCCGTAATAAAAAAATCGCTTGTGAAAAAGTGGGTTTTAAATCGCTTTCTTACGAACTGCCGGCCGAAACTTCTCAAGACGAATTGCTGAAACTGGTAGACGAATTAAACGCCAATTCGGAAGTGGACGGCATTTTGGTGCAACTGCCGCTGCCGCCGCAAATCAACAGCCAAGATGTGTTGGAGCGCATTTTGCCGCATAAAGATGTAGACGGTTTCCATCCTTATAATGTCGGCCGTTTGGCGGTAAAAATGCCGTTGATGCGTCCGTGTACACCCAAAGGGGTGATGACGCTGCTGGAGGCCTACGGTGTAGACCCGAAAGGCAAAAAAGCCGTGATTGTCGGCGCATCGAATATTGTCGGCCGTCCGCAGGCTTTGGAAATGCTGTTAGCGCGGGCAACGGTAACAGTTTGCCATAGTGCCACGCAAAATCTGGCCGATGAAGTGGCTGCTGCCGATATTGTGGTGGTGGGTGTCGGCATTCCGAACTTTGTGAAAGGCGAATGGATCAAACCCGGTGCCGTGGTGATTGATGTGGGCATCAACCGTTTGGAAAACGGCAAATTATGCGGTGATGTGGAGTTTGATGTCGCCAAAGAGCGCGCCGCGATGATTACCCCCGTGCCCGGCGGTGTCGGCCCGATGACGATTGCCACGCTGTTGGAAAACACGCTGCACGCAGCCGCTTTGCACGATAAAGTATAA